The Flavobacterium faecale genome has a segment encoding these proteins:
- a CDS encoding GNAT family N-acetyltransferase, with protein sequence MIQIEKFTTVDFQRFIDWIESEEMMLQFCGTLFTYPVTHEQLAAYVKIENTQAFKITNTQTQLVIGHAEIFCEKPITAKLCRILIADPIARGQGLGKAIIQKLTNYCLETLKVDQIELNVYDWNTAAIRCYENSGFKVNPSKTSTTIYKDSEWTAINMIFEK encoded by the coding sequence ATGATTCAAATTGAAAAATTTACTACGGTAGACTTCCAGCGATTTATTGATTGGATTGAAAGTGAAGAAATGATGCTTCAATTTTGTGGGACGCTTTTCACCTATCCGGTCACGCATGAGCAACTAGCTGCGTATGTAAAGATAGAAAACACTCAAGCTTTTAAAATTACAAATACCCAAACGCAACTAGTCATTGGTCACGCAGAAATTTTTTGCGAAAAGCCAATTACCGCAAAACTTTGCCGTATCTTAATAGCAGATCCTATTGCACGAGGTCAAGGCCTAGGCAAAGCAATCATACAAAAACTAACTAATTATTGTTTAGAAACGCTTAAAGTAGACCAAATTGAACTCAATGTTTACGATTGGAATACTGCTGCAATACGATGTTATGAAAACTCAGGATTCAAAGTAAATCCGTCCAAAACAAGTACTACAATCTACAAAGACAGCGAGTGGACAGCTATCAATATGATTTTCGAAAAATAA
- a CDS encoding WbqC family protein, with product MNTLLLPTYFPSISHFSAMMQADNLVFEVEDNFQKQTNRNRTYIYSPNGLQLLNIPVKHSKDSRQKTKEIIIDGEFDWQKQHFKSLEAAYRGSPFFEYFQDDIAPFFEKKHKFLIDLNFEVLDLLTKCLRIKLSYTTTTEYFHELDATKNKDFRFLANGKKDSSAFEPYQQVFDDKFGFINNLSVLDLLFNEGKFTIDYVKNQQLILP from the coding sequence ATGAATACGCTACTACTTCCCACTTATTTCCCTTCCATCAGTCATTTTTCGGCCATGATGCAGGCAGATAATCTTGTGTTTGAGGTAGAAGATAATTTTCAAAAACAAACCAACAGAAACCGTACCTATATTTATAGCCCAAACGGACTTCAGTTACTCAATATTCCTGTTAAACACTCAAAAGATAGTCGACAAAAAACCAAAGAAATCATTATCGATGGTGAATTTGATTGGCAAAAACAACACTTCAAATCCTTAGAAGCAGCATATAGAGGTTCCCCTTTTTTTGAATATTTTCAAGATGACATTGCTCCTTTTTTCGAAAAAAAACATAAATTTTTAATTGACCTAAATTTTGAAGTCCTTGATTTATTGACAAAGTGTTTGCGAATCAAACTGTCTTACACCACCACAACAGAATATTTTCATGAACTAGATGCTACAAAAAACAAAGATTTTCGTTTTCTAGCCAATGGTAAAAAAGATAGCTCTGCATTTGAACCGTACCAACAAGTTTTTGATGACAAATTTGGTTTTATAAATAATCTTAGCGTCTTAGATCTTCTTTTTAACGAAGGTAAATTTACCATCGATTACGTCAAAAATCAGCAGCTAATTCTTCCATAA
- the lepB gene encoding signal peptidase I, whose amino-acid sequence MTLFQWFVFFLFIQVVHFVATWKMYEAAGHNKWVAAVPVYNAIVLMKIIGRPSWWTVLLFIPIINLIMFPVIWVETLRSFGKRSTLDSILAIVTCGLYVGYVNYTEKLDYIKDRSLLAENKTADTVSSLLFAIVVATIVHTYFVQPYTIPTSSLEKSLLIGDFLFVSKVNYGARVPMTTVALPMVHDSIPATKRKSYLDFPQLPYMRLPGIEKVNRTDIVVFNWPVDTVHYFFEPKGRPGVIKPVDKESNYVKRCVGVPGDNLSIKDGIVYIDGKVLAMPERAKPQFSYAVAIDGKTPIDFEKLLSELDITDGAGFRDEQSRDTVYFRALTEASAAVLKNTPGVTAVKQVVARGVEEGIFPHIHKWNRDNFGPIYIPQAGKTVPLTLESLPFYERIIKTYEKNDDGTANDLKVTGNEIRLNGQVVTTYTFKQDYYWMMGDNRHNSEDSRYWGFVPADHIVGKPVFIWMSIKGINEGIKNWSIRWDRVFTTVSGEGQPQSYFKYFLGLLVLYFVGEYFYKKRKTNDDI is encoded by the coding sequence ATGACACTATTTCAATGGTTTGTGTTTTTTCTTTTTATACAAGTAGTGCACTTTGTAGCCACTTGGAAGATGTACGAAGCTGCAGGACACAACAAATGGGTAGCCGCTGTACCTGTTTACAACGCAATTGTTTTAATGAAGATTATAGGACGCCCTAGTTGGTGGACTGTTTTATTATTTATTCCAATCATCAACCTTATCATGTTTCCAGTAATCTGGGTCGAAACGTTACGCAGTTTCGGAAAACGCAGCACACTTGACAGCATACTTGCCATTGTTACCTGCGGATTATATGTAGGATATGTGAACTACACTGAGAAATTGGATTATATAAAAGATAGAAGTCTTCTTGCCGAAAACAAAACAGCCGATACCGTAAGTTCATTATTATTTGCCATTGTAGTAGCTACCATTGTACATACTTATTTTGTTCAACCTTATACAATCCCTACATCATCACTTGAAAAATCATTGCTAATCGGAGATTTCCTTTTTGTAAGCAAGGTAAATTATGGTGCTAGAGTACCAATGACAACAGTTGCCCTACCGATGGTGCATGATTCCATACCAGCAACCAAAAGAAAATCATACTTAGACTTCCCACAATTACCTTATATGAGGTTGCCAGGAATAGAGAAAGTAAACCGAACAGACATTGTCGTTTTTAACTGGCCTGTAGATACCGTGCATTACTTTTTTGAGCCAAAAGGTCGTCCAGGTGTAATCAAACCAGTTGACAAGGAATCCAATTACGTTAAAAGATGCGTAGGTGTACCGGGTGACAACCTTTCTATCAAAGATGGTATCGTTTACATTGACGGAAAAGTATTGGCCATGCCTGAAAGAGCCAAGCCACAATTTTCTTATGCCGTTGCAATTGATGGAAAAACTCCTATTGATTTCGAAAAATTACTAAGCGAATTAGACATTACAGATGGAGCTGGTTTCAGAGACGAACAATCCCGCGATACGGTGTATTTTAGAGCGCTTACCGAAGCTAGTGCTGCGGTTTTAAAAAACACTCCTGGTGTTACAGCCGTTAAGCAAGTTGTTGCTAGAGGAGTTGAAGAAGGTATTTTTCCTCATATTCATAAATGGAATAGAGATAACTTTGGTCCAATCTACATTCCGCAAGCAGGAAAAACAGTCCCTTTGACTTTGGAATCACTTCCTTTTTACGAACGCATCATCAAAACTTATGAGAAAAATGATGACGGTACCGCAAACGATCTTAAAGTAACTGGAAACGAAATTAGACTGAATGGTCAAGTGGTAACTACTTATACTTTTAAACAAGATTACTATTGGATGATGGGTGACAACCGCCACAACTCTGAAGACAGCCGTTATTGGGGATTTGTTCCTGCAGATCACATCGTAGGGAAACCTGTTTTCATCTGGATGAGTATCAAAGGAATTAATGAGGGTATCAAAAATTGGAGTATTCGTTGGGACCGTGTATTCACTACTGTTAGTGGAGAAGGACAACCACAATCCTACTTTAAATATTTCTTAGGCCTATTGGTTCTTTATTTTGTTGGTGAGTATTTTTATAAAAAAAGAAAAACTAACGACGATATCTAG
- the dapB gene encoding 4-hydroxy-tetrahydrodipicolinate reductase has translation MKIALLGYGKMGQVIERIALERGHEIVLKKDEFNTYEGLETADVAIDFSVPMAAVDNISHSFRAKVPVVSGTTGWLEHYDEMIALCKDQNGGFISSSNFSLGVNIFFELNNYLAKMMSTLDSYNVSMEEIHHIHKLDAPSGTAISLAKGVIENSNYTKWTLDEAKENEIHIEAVRLDEVPGTHTVNYNSDVDSIEIKHTAHTREGFAFGAVVAAEWLAGKQGVYTMKDVLNIK, from the coding sequence ATGAAAATTGCACTTTTAGGATACGGAAAAATGGGTCAAGTAATCGAAAGAATTGCTTTGGAAAGAGGACATGAAATCGTTTTGAAAAAAGACGAATTTAATACCTATGAAGGACTAGAAACTGCAGACGTTGCGATTGACTTTAGCGTACCAATGGCTGCCGTAGACAATATTTCACATTCTTTTCGTGCCAAAGTACCTGTAGTTTCTGGAACAACGGGTTGGCTAGAACATTATGACGAAATGATTGCTTTGTGCAAAGATCAAAATGGAGGTTTTATTTCAAGTTCTAACTTTAGTCTTGGTGTAAATATCTTTTTTGAGTTGAATAATTATTTAGCCAAAATGATGTCGACTCTAGACAGTTACAACGTGAGCATGGAAGAGATTCACCACATTCATAAACTTGATGCACCAAGTGGAACTGCAATATCATTGGCCAAAGGGGTGATCGAAAACAGCAACTACACCAAGTGGACACTTGATGAAGCGAAAGAAAACGAAATACATATTGAAGCCGTTCGTCTGGATGAAGTTCCTGGGACACATACTGTCAACTATAACTCAGATGTAGATAGTATCGAAATCAAACATACTGCTCACACACGTGAAGGATTTGCTTTTGGTGCGGTTGTTGCAGCAGAATGGCTTGCCGGAAAACAAGGCGTTTACACAATGAAAGACGTATTGAATATTAAATAA
- a CDS encoding DUF5683 domain-containing protein — MKNIFSIALLLFLFGSSVVFAQGGTPDPVITSTTIVKSNDIDPLTPAKAAFYSAILPGLGQAYNKKYWKIPLVYGAIGTSLYFYLDSQKKYTSFRNAYKQRLEGFTDDQYSYLDDTRLISAQKFYQRNRDLSALFVVGFYVLNIIDANVDAALLQFNVDDNLSFKPGLYQNDLNAKTGLGLTLNYNF; from the coding sequence GTGAAGAATATATTTTCCATCGCACTCCTATTGTTCCTATTTGGCAGTTCCGTTGTTTTTGCTCAAGGAGGTACACCAGATCCGGTGATTACCAGCACGACCATAGTGAAATCGAATGATATTGATCCTTTGACACCAGCCAAAGCAGCCTTTTATTCAGCCATTTTACCTGGACTAGGACAAGCTTACAATAAAAAATATTGGAAAATCCCGTTGGTTTATGGAGCCATCGGAACCAGCTTGTATTTCTATTTGGATAGCCAAAAAAAATACACCTCTTTCCGTAATGCATACAAGCAACGACTCGAGGGATTTACCGATGACCAATACAGCTACCTAGACGACACCCGTTTAATTAGCGCCCAAAAATTTTACCAGCGCAACAGAGATTTATCAGCCTTGTTTGTCGTTGGTTTTTATGTACTCAACATTATTGACGCCAATGTAGACGCAGCTTTATTACAATTTAACGTAGATGACAACCTATCTTTCAAACCAGGTTTATACCAAAACGATTTGAATGCAAAAACAGGATTAGGACTTACGCTGAATTATAACTTTTAA
- a CDS encoding ParB/RepB/Spo0J family partition protein: MAKAIKKQALGRGLSALLKDPENDISSATDKNADKVVGNIIELEIDAIEINPFQPRSNFNEEALRELAVSIKELGVIQPITVRKLEFNKYQLISGERRLRASTLVGLTTIPAYIRIANDNESLVMALVENIQRHDLDPIEIALSYQRLIDEIQLTQEQMSDRVGKKRSTIANYLRLLKLDPIIQTGIRDGFISMGHGRAIINIEDLDKQTDIYQKIVSQNLSVRDTEALVKNYHESLKPKPAAKAKTSSFEIDEDHKRTFNRYFGNKVDIKVAGNGKGKITIPFQSEDDFNRIMELIKG; encoded by the coding sequence ATGGCCAAAGCAATAAAAAAACAAGCCTTAGGAAGAGGCTTATCTGCCTTATTAAAAGATCCAGAAAACGACATTTCATCAGCAACTGATAAAAACGCTGACAAAGTCGTTGGAAATATCATTGAGCTTGAAATTGATGCTATCGAAATCAATCCGTTTCAACCTAGAAGTAATTTTAACGAAGAAGCATTAAGAGAACTCGCCGTTTCGATTAAAGAATTAGGCGTTATTCAACCAATTACTGTTCGAAAATTAGAATTTAATAAATACCAATTAATCTCGGGAGAAAGACGTCTTCGTGCCTCTACTCTTGTGGGATTAACTACCATACCGGCCTACATTCGTATTGCAAATGACAATGAGTCATTGGTGATGGCACTGGTAGAAAACATACAACGTCATGATCTTGACCCTATTGAAATTGCGCTTTCGTACCAACGATTGATTGACGAAATTCAGTTAACCCAAGAGCAAATGAGCGATCGCGTAGGAAAAAAACGTTCTACAATTGCCAACTATTTGCGTCTTTTGAAATTAGACCCAATTATTCAGACCGGTATTCGTGATGGTTTCATCAGTATGGGACATGGTCGTGCGATTATTAATATCGAAGACCTTGATAAACAAACTGATATTTATCAAAAAATAGTAAGTCAAAATCTTTCGGTGCGTGACACAGAAGCTTTGGTGAAAAACTACCACGAAAGCTTAAAACCAAAACCTGCTGCAAAAGCAAAAACGTCTTCTTTCGAAATTGATGAAGACCACAAAAGAACTTTCAACAGGTATTTTGGCAATAAAGTAGATATCAAAGTAGCCGGAAATGGCAAAGGAAAAATCACAATTCCGTTTCAATCGGAAGACGATTTTAATCGCATTATGGAATTAATTAAAGGATAG
- a CDS encoding ParA family protein — MGKIIAIANQKGGVGKTTTSVNLAASLGVLEKKVLLIDADPQANASSGVGIDVESVEIGTYQILEHSHTPSEAIITCTAPNVDVIPAHIDLVAIEIELVDKENREYMLKKALESVKDDYDFIIIDCAPSLGLLTLNALTAADSVIIPIQCEYFALEGLGKLLNTIKSIQKIHNPDLDIEGLLLTMYDSRLRLSNQVVEEVQKHFNDMVFDTIIQRNVKLSEAPSFGESIINYDATSKGAVNYLSLAEEVIKKNSN, encoded by the coding sequence ATGGGCAAAATCATTGCGATTGCTAATCAAAAAGGAGGAGTTGGAAAAACAACAACGTCAGTGAATCTGGCAGCTTCCTTAGGAGTTTTAGAGAAAAAAGTTTTACTTATTGATGCTGACCCTCAAGCTAATGCAAGCTCAGGAGTTGGAATTGACGTAGAAAGTGTTGAAATTGGTACCTACCAAATTCTAGAACACAGCCATACGCCATCTGAAGCTATTATCACCTGTACTGCACCAAATGTAGACGTGATTCCAGCACATATCGACCTTGTTGCCATCGAAATTGAGTTGGTTGACAAAGAAAATAGAGAGTACATGCTTAAGAAAGCTTTGGAAAGCGTAAAAGACGATTATGATTTTATCATTATTGACTGTGCTCCTTCATTAGGTTTATTAACCTTAAATGCACTTACAGCAGCCGACTCAGTAATTATCCCAATTCAATGCGAGTATTTTGCATTAGAAGGTTTAGGAAAATTATTAAATACCATAAAAAGTATTCAAAAAATTCACAATCCAGATTTAGACATTGAAGGATTACTTTTAACAATGTACGATTCTAGATTGCGATTATCAAACCAAGTAGTTGAAGAGGTTCAAAAACACTTTAATGACATGGTTTTTGATACCATTATACAACGAAACGTAAAATTGAGTGAAGCACCAAGTTTTGGAGAAAGCATCATCAATTATGACGCAACTAGCAAAGGAGCCGTTAATTATTTGAGCCTTGCCGAAGAAGTAATAAAGAAAAACAGCAACTAA
- a CDS encoding GIY-YIG nuclease family protein has product MFYVYILFSKLIDQYYVGYTSMELKERLRRHLSSHKGYTGRAKDWEVIYFESFDEKTSAILREQEIKKWKSRIKIEALYSQ; this is encoded by the coding sequence ATGTTTTATGTTTATATTTTATTTTCGAAATTAATTGACCAATATTATGTTGGATATACTTCAATGGAATTAAAAGAAAGACTACGTCGTCATTTAAGTTCTCATAAAGGTTACACAGGTAGAGCTAAAGATTGGGAAGTTATCTATTTTGAATCGTTCGATGAAAAAACGAGTGCAATTTTGCGAGAGCAAGAAATAAAAAAGTGGAAAAGTCGAATTAAAATAGAGGCTTTATATTCACAATAA